ATAAGGCAGCGGGCGATTCCGGCGGCGGCGCGTGCGCACTACGATCGCAGGCAGTCCGGCTCGTGCCGTTTGCCCATCGTCCCGCCCTTCGTCGACCATGAAACGTACCTTCCTGCCGTTCGTTTACCTCTGCCTTGCGTTCACGGCCAGCGCCGCGCACGCGCTCGATGCGCGCCCCGTGCGCCTCGGCATCGATCCGACCTATCCGCCGATGGATTCGAAGGCGCCCGACGGCAGCCTGAAGGGCTTCGACGTCGATCTCGGCAACGAGATCTGTCGCCGCGCGCAGTTGCGGTGCCAGTGGGTCGAGCTCGAATTCTCCGGGATGATTCCCGCTTTGCAGGCACGCAAGATCGACGCGATCCTGTCGTCGATGGCGATCACCGAGAAGCGCGAGAAGCAGATCCTGTTCTCGTCGAAACTGTTCCGCTTCAAGTCGCGGCTCGTTGCGCGGCCCGGGAGCGGCGTCGACAGCACGACCGCGTCGCTGGCCGGCAAGCACGTCGGCGTGCAGTCGGGCACGCAGTTCGAATCGTGGGCGCTCGCGCACTGGGCGCCGGCCGGCGTCAGCGTGGTGCCGTACAAGAGCCAGGACGACGTGTTCGCCGATCTCGTCAACGGCCGCCTCGACGCGGCGCTGCTCGGCACCGTGGAAGCCGACTACGGCTTCCTGCGCATGCCGAAGGGCAAGGGCTTCGCGTTCGTGGGCGCACCGCTCGACATGGGCGATCGCGGTGTCGGCATCGGCATGCGGCAGTCGGATACGGCGCTCAAGGCGTCGATCGACGGCGCGATCGCGTCGATGCTGAAGGACGGCACGTACGACCGCATCGCGAAGAAATATTTCGACTTCAACCCGTACGGCGACTGAGCGCCGAGTCGCTCCGCCGTTTCACCCGCTCTTCGTTTTCATTTCGTTCGAGACCATCGATGCAGATTCGCACCACGCCGCTCCTGTCGCCGTCGATCGGCACGCAGCGCACGCTGACGAGCTTTCATTTCGGGCCGGCCGACACCGGCCGCAAGATCTACCTGCAGGCCGCGCTGCACGCGGACGAGACGCCCGCGATGCTCGCGGCGTTCGTGCTGAAGCAGCGACTCGCGCAGCTCGATGCCGAAGGCCGGCTCGCGGCCGAGATCGTGCTCGTGCCGGTCGCGAACCCGGTCGGCCTCAATCATCATCTGCTCGGGCAGTTCATCGGCCGTTTCGATCTGGCGAGCGGCCGAAACTTCAATCGCGGCTTCCTGCCGCTCGCGGAAATCGCCGCGCGTGCGCGGGACCGCCTCGGCGACGACGGCGAACACAATCGCGCGATCGTGCGCGAGTGCGTCGGCGCGGCGCTCGACGAGATCGCGCCGCGCACGGAATTCGATGCGCTGCAGCTCGCGCTGCTGAAGCTGTCGCTCG
This window of the Burkholderia lata genome carries:
- a CDS encoding transporter substrate-binding domain-containing protein, whose product is MKRTFLPFVYLCLAFTASAAHALDARPVRLGIDPTYPPMDSKAPDGSLKGFDVDLGNEICRRAQLRCQWVELEFSGMIPALQARKIDAILSSMAITEKREKQILFSSKLFRFKSRLVARPGSGVDSTTASLAGKHVGVQSGTQFESWALAHWAPAGVSVVPYKSQDDVFADLVNGRLDAALLGTVEADYGFLRMPKGKGFAFVGAPLDMGDRGVGIGMRQSDTALKASIDGAIASMLKDGTYDRIAKKYFDFNPYGD